In a single window of the Drosophila subpulchrella strain 33 F10 #4 breed RU33 chromosome X, RU_Dsub_v1.1 Primary Assembly, whole genome shotgun sequence genome:
- the LOC119556713 gene encoding segmentation protein Runt, producing MHLPAGPTMVANNTQVLAAAAAAAAAAAAAAAAASQGQSNPGQNLANTSTHSASSTGSSTPDLSTNHTSSTTANSPLNPASGTAGAASASASSATASSSAKMPSSMTDMFASLHEMLQEYHGELAQTGSPSILCSALPNHWRSNKSLPGAFKVIALDDVPDGTLVSIKCGNDENYCGELRNCTTTMKNQVAKFNDLRFVGRSGRGKSFTLTITIATYPVQIASYSKAIKVTVDGPREPRSYGYPHPGAFNPFMLNPAWLDAAYMTYGYADYFRHQAAAQAAQVHHPALAKSSASSVSPNPNPAAVPVSSSSSSAAVVVQPAEYPHPPTAGQGATMMPSPPGAAPATPYAMPQFPFNHVAAAAAAKVATATPHAFHPYNFAAAAGLRARNAALHHHASEPVVSHVSPASSRPSSSSPTQQHVLLKLNTSIETSSIHEQSASDGDSDDEQIDVVKSEFDLDKSLDVAPLRMRCDLKAPSAMKPLYHESGPGAVVHGRQSSPETTTKIKSAAVQQKTVWRPY from the exons ATGCATCTGCCAGCGGGTCCAACGATGGTGGCCAACAATACACAGGTCCTGGCCGCCGCAGCagccgccgctgccgccgccgccgccgccgccgcggCCGCGTCACAGGGCCAATCGAATCCCGGCCAGAATCTGGCCAACACCAGCACCCACTCGGCCAGCAGCACGGGCAGCTCCACGCCGGATCTGAGCACGAACCACACCAGCTCAACCACCGCCAATAGTCCTTTGAATCCGGCGAGCGGTACCGCTGGCGCCGCCTCCGCCTCGGCCTCCTCCGCCACCGCCTCCTCATCCGCCAAGATGCCCAGCTCGATGACCGACATGTTTGCCAGCCTGCACGAGATGCTGCAGGAATACCATGGCGAGCTGGCCCAGACGGGCTCCCCCTCGATCCTGTGCAGCGCCCTGCCCAACCATTGGCGTTCCAACAAATCGCTGCCCGGGGCCTTCAAGGTGATCGCTTTGGATGATGTGCCCGATGGCACTTTGGTGTCCATCAAGTGCGGCAACGATGAGAACTACTGCGGCGAGCTGAGGAACTGCACCACCACGATGAAGAACCAGGTGGCCAAGTTCAATGATCTGCGCTTCGTGGGACGGTCTGGCCGGGGAAAGTCTTTCACCTTAACCATCACCATTGCCACCTATCCGGTGCAGATCGCCAGCTACAGCAAGGCCATCAAGGTGACCGTCGACGGGCCGCGGGAGCCAAGAA GCTATGGCTACCCCCATCCCGGCGCTTTCAATCCGTTCATGCTGAATCCCGCCTGGCTGGACGCGGCGTACATGACCTACGGCTATGCGGACTACTTCCGCCACCAGGCAGCCGCCCAGGCGGCCCAGGTGCATCATCCTGCCCTAGCCAAGTCCTCGGCCTCGTCGGTCTcgcccaatcccaatcccgcCGCGGTGCCCGTGTCCAGCAGCTCCTCCTCTGCGGCAGTGGTGGTGCAGCCCGCTGAGTATCCGCATCCGCCGACGGCGGGTCAGGGAGCCACCATGATGCCATCGCCACCGGGAGCGGCTCCGGCCACGCCCTATGCCATGCCCCAGTTCCCGTTCAACCATGTGGCCGCCGCAGCTGCCGCCAAGGTGGCCACCGCCACGCCCCATGCCTTCCATCCGTACAACTTTGCCGCCGCCGCGGGACTGAGGGCGCGAAATGCTGCACTGCATCACCATGCCAGCGAACCAGTGGTCAGCCATGTCAGTCCCGCCTCCTCGCGCCCCTCCAGCTCCTCGCCCACCCAGCAGCATGTGCTCCTCAAGCTGAACACCTCCATCGAGACGAGCTCCATTCACGAGCAGTCCGCCAGCGATGGCGACTCCGATGACGAGCAGATCGATGTGGTCAAGTCGGAGTTCGATCTGGACAAGAGCCTGGATGTGGCGCCACTGCGAATGCGCTGCGACCTCAAGGCGCCCTCGGCCATGAAGCCCCTGTACCATGAGAGCGGCCCCGGAGCCGTCGTCCATGGACGCCAATCCTCGCCGGAGACGACCACCAAGATCAAGAGCGCCGCCGTCCAGCAGAAGACCGTGTGGCGGCCCTACTAA